CCTCGGTCTCACGCACCTTCCCGGTCTCACCGCAGATGGCGTAGTTGTGTACCTCCACCACGCAGCGGTCCCCGTCGCACGTCCAGCGGTTGGGCGTCAGCGTCCACTTCTCCCAGTGCTCGAAGGCCAGCTTCAGATCGGTCATCAACACCATGTTGCCGTCGATGACCTCCCTGCCTCCGCCCGCCATGAAGTGCACGTCCGGCGTGCACAGCTCGCCACAGGCTTCCGCGTCGTGCCGGT
This window of the Actinomycetota bacterium genome carries:
- a CDS encoding nuclear transport factor 2 family protein — encoded protein: MQPRDVVEAWLGAFNRHDAEACGELCTPDVHFMAGGGREVIDGNMVLMTDLKLAFEHWEKWTLTPNRWTCDGDRCVVEVHNYAICGETGKVRETE